The following nucleotide sequence is from Capsicum annuum cultivar UCD-10X-F1 unplaced genomic scaffold, UCD10Xv1.1 ctg13191, whole genome shotgun sequence.
TGATAACCTCTATAAGTGAGAACAAGGCAGGAATGCAAAGTAACCGAACCATTTCATCTGAATTCCAGAAGCCTTTGACTAGCAGTACTCATGAAAAGGGATCTCAAATACGAAGATCACTTCGGACTATTGGGAAACTGATTAATGGTTCTGATAGAAAGTATGTAAGCTATAGCTTTTCGGAAGTTCAACATTGTTATTATGTTGCCTGAGATACTCTTGTTATCTTCCCGTCCTTATCATGGATGCATAATCGTGTTCTATTTGTGAAAATTTACAGGAACCAACAGAAAAGGACTGAAGTAGCAGCCCCATTATCACCTTTTAGTTGCCAAAATGAGGAGAAGTCATCAACGGCATCTAATGCAAGGACACTGAGAAGACAATCCTTAACTGGCATCCCACTACCAACCATGTCGAGAAGATCTTTACTTGGAGGAGGGAGCGTGCCGGATTCTTGTAAGtaaaatgaattttaagtttcagttaaAAACCAATACTGATCAAATATAGCATTTACAGAATCATCGTTCATTTTACAGGTGCAAATGAAAATAGAAATTGCAAAACTCCAGGCGCGTCAGCCAAGTTAACAAAGAGGTGGCTATGAGGAAACAACACTAAGTAGTTAACACCAAGAAGCTGATACATGAAATAAAGATTGAAAGACATAAATAGCTGGAAAGGGAGATTAAAAGAAGTCAGTCCACCTCAGCAACCAGTTCAAGAAAGTAATTATAACTGCCAATTAGTTAGATAGTTTTTTTTACTGTCACTGTTCATTCTCAAATCAGTTAAAAGTAGTTACAATTGTATTCATAGTGTATTCCATTTTCAGATAAATAGGGAATTTGTGCAATAAAGAATCATCAATaacaaatatcaatttttgtTCTAAATTTCTCTCTATGGTGTTGCAATATTTTCGATCCACACGTTCAACTACACTAAAGTAAGTgaacaccaaaaaaatattaaattaacatGAAAATTCGGAAGTAGAATATAGCTAAAGTATCTACaaaataataaggaaaagttCAACTTAAAAG
It contains:
- the LOC124890171 gene encoding kinesin-like protein KIN-14A, with protein sequence MQSNRTISSEFQKPLTSSTHEKGSQIRRSLRTIGKLINGSDRKNQQKRTEVAAPLSPFSCQNEEKSSTASNARTLRRQSLTGIPLPTMSRRSLLGGGSVPDSCANENRNCKTPGASAKLTKRWL